The nucleotide window GACCCCAACCAATATTTCTCTCATCTTTCAGACTTCCTAACCAAGTTTACAGGATTTCCCAAAGATTTCTATGCTTTCCAGCATCCCAACTGATCTGAGGCTAGAAGTCTTCATTTTAGACAAAACCTAATAGTCAAATTTCTCTAAGAAAATTAGCAAGCGCTACCAGTGAGAAATACAGAATTGACCAAGTTGTGAATCTGATGTGTGAGCCATTATTAGTATAGCTGATCATATAAAGTGTGCTTGAAGTTGGCACATTATCCTACTTTCACATTCTCTAGATATTGCGAATGTTGTTCATGGTGTATCTTGTAACTGCTGCATCTGTTTTTAACACCAAACAGTGGACTCTTGCATATAGACAGGTTCTAGGTTCAAACGCATAGGACATACATCTAAAAGTGCAAAGTCGTTCAAGGTTTCATCATTAACCCATGTACCAAATATTACCATGTAGAGAAAAAGGCCAGCATATCTTGATGAGTGGTATCATACCATCCAATAAAGTATACATTACATATGGCACCATGAAATTATAGACCATAATTAGTGCAATTTAGGCAATATCCAGTTATGAAAGGCATGGCGATACCTGACCAACTAATAGTGAGTTGGGTACTGAAACAGGAAGCCTCTCCAAATTTATCAATGATGTAGACGTCAGCCCTATCTCAATCACCAAACCCTCTATTGACCCGGCCTACAATGAAACTTTTACTTAGGGAAGTCTGCAACAAGTTATAGTCCCTCTGTACCGAAATATATGTCATTTTGGTAGCATAAACTAGCCTACCAAAACGACATATATTTCGGTATAGAGGGAGTAGAACAAAAAAAATGCTTATCCATAAAAATGACAAATATAATAAAATGTTAGCAAACATTTGTTATTTTATCAACATACATGAAAGGTAGAAACTAGCAAATATAAGTGTGGAGAAAGATGACATACATGAAAAGGCAACTTTATGGACTCTCCAACTGATAATGGCCTCGAAAGCTGCAAGTAGAATCCACTCAATACATTGCCCAGGACATCTTTAGCAGCAAAGGCAGTTGCAATACCTAAGTAACAGTAGAGAGCCATTTATTTGCTAGAAGGAGGGACCTAAAGTAACATCACATATTGAGTAGGTGTATGGCATTTAGAGTGTTACCTCCAATACCACTAACAGCTAATAACGACTCAAATGGTACCCCACATGCCTCTGCAACTCCAAGAAGGCCAATAGCAATCAATCCCAATGAAGAAACCTTGTCAAAAGCCCCCAACCAATGCTTGTCAACCTTTAGACCTTCAAAATGCATAAGTGCGCTGGATAGAAAGTTCTTTTTCATAACTTGAAGGAACCACACAGCTGCGACAATTGTTACGCCTTTTGAAACTTGTGACAAATGCACACCAGCACCAAAATCAGGAATCATAGTAGCAGCCCTGTGAAAGAGAATTAGTAGAGTTTTATCATCAGCATAGAATCATAGGGTGCTCACATTAATCTAGTTGAACATCTACCTCAAGGAATAGCCCCTTTCTGATAACTCAGCCATAATGGACCACATGATATATTTTCTTCCTGGACCATCTAAACTCTAGACTTCCAAATTTAGTCCAAATTAAGCACATGGGGAAACTAGCTTAAGATAGCCATGTTTGACATCGATCACATGATAACATGTGGTTTAAAATAATGATACTCTACTTTTGAAATAAAGCTGGAAGTTGAATTCCTAAGAGAATAGGGGGAGGCAAACAAGCAGATGACCCCAAAGTTGCATACTAGTTTCTACATGACCAAGCAATATGAAACATTTGTTCCCAACTCCCCGTAGTAAATGGTTAATACAAAGAAAGCGTAATAAAAATCAAGATGCATGTGTGCTGCCACTAAGTATGGTTAGCATCGAAAGCCGCCAAAACGCTGAAAAATAGCAATCACATACATTGCGCCCCATATGGTGAAAATGAGCTTTTACATAAAAAAAGAGCCACGTATGTGATAGGCATTGTTTATCGCTGGTTCGCTTGTGTGAATAAGCTAGATGGCATTGTTTTACATTGTTTTTGACTTGTATTTCTATCATGCCACACCCAAAGATCAGATACTTACATCTTGCATTATCAACTAATAAAGACTAACCCTAACCAAGAAAAAGAAGTAAAGTCGCATAACAGGTTAAACAGAAACTCACATATCTAAAGATGCCCAAAGGACTACGCCAAATAGCGGGTAGGCCAAAATGTAGCCCTCCACCTTTTCCATCAGATGCAAACACCAAGCTTCATAAACCGTGTAAGTCCCAGCTGCATATTTCTTCTCGAGCTTCAAATGGAATTTAGGCAGACTGTAAGGTGCAATCAGGTATGATATAGAGACCACACTGAAGTAATGTGGGACATCTGGATATGCCTGAACCAGGTCAGATAGCTGATTTGATATCGCGATGGTAGCATCTGACGTACTGTTCCAAGCATTGTCGAACATATTAGTCCAAGTGTATGAAGATGTATTTGTGGCAGGAAGGTTATGCTGAGGTGGAGGAAGGTCAGGCTGCGGTGGAGGAATGCTAGGAGCCTTAGATGAGTATGTGTGGCGGATGGTGAAAACAGCAGGCAGATTGGTGTGACGGTCTGTTTCCTTGATCTTCCATGGCGCTGCCATAGTTTCCATAGCAGCTGTTACAGATGGTAGATGGCGCAATCTTGCTGCTCTGAACATCAGGCGTTGCATCAACATGGTCTGCAATAAAAAATCCATTACATAAATTCATATCAGAATTTTTGGTATATAAGAAAAAGGGGAATCAACATTCATTCATGGATTTTGTTAATTCAAATTTGCCACTCAGTAATGTGCAAAATAGATCAAGATATTACAGTAACTAACCATGCACTTATAATCGCCTTCAAAACAATAGATCCCACATGACACAAGACATAAGCAACATATACTAAAATCTGGTATATGTACAGAAGTCGTGATGCACAATTTCATCTATACTGTAACCCGGTTACCTATTGGTGGCAACAGTGGTGGTGGCACTAAATAATGCTGAGTAGGTAATTTAAGTTCTTAGGGACACATGCAAATTCTCTCTACTACTCCATAACACAGACAGAAGTTCTGACCAATGCATCAACGAATATGTGTATAGAACTATTTCTACATTCCATAACATTTACTCCTAATTAACTATTGCAGAGGGCAGGAGTTAAGAAATCAACAACCTAAGGATCAAAATTTATGGAGCAGCTAAATGACAACATCCAACTTGGTTAAGATAGGTAATAGTTTGTTCACATGTCAAGTTTTACTCTCATATCTCAACAGTAAAGGTAGTAAATATATTCAAATTCACATACAACAAGCCAACATCGTAATATTGTTTCACATTTTGGATCAGAAGTAACATTACATTGCAGAACAGAGCATACACTATAATATTCAGAGCACCAAACAGTGCAGACAAAAGCAGATATAATATATGATCACGCTGTACAAAAATATCGCACTATACTCTTTAGACCAAACATTTGCAGCTGCAGCAGAACAGGTTTTGTACTATTAACTCAAACGGCCACACACACACATCACCAATGGAATAATTCAAAGGCGGATAATCACACCTGTACTACTACTAATATATCCTACCTACCACTTGTCCCACGAGAGGCGAATCCTGAGCGCAACTCAGTGCACTAGTGACTCCAAAAACCAACTGTAAAATCGGAAACAAAACCATCTAAAAATCTCGCGACCAATCGCGTCCACAGGCGCGCACTAAAACGCAGCCTTCAAGCAAATCCGATGCAGCGAGAATGCGAGATGGAGCGCTCAGTTACCTCCACGCCAGCATCAGGAGGTGATCTCGTGAAGCAAGCCTACTGACGAACGAAGGAGGGGTTAGGGGTTAGGGTTTTGGAGGGAAACTTACGGCGGCCGGTGACGTCGTAGTTCAGCTTGCGCTCGCCCTCCGCTCGCCTCGCCTGGCCTTGCGgtctccctcccctcgcccggcCTGGCCTTGCGCTCGCCCTCCCCCGCCTCGCCTGGCCTTGCGCTCGCCCTCCCCTCGCCTGGCCTGGCTCTGCGCTCGCCTCGCCTGGCCTCGcgctcgccgtcgccgtcgcctccgCCTCGCGGCCGGTGTCGTAGTTCACCCTCGCGGCCTCGGCCTCCCCTCGCGTGAGAGCGTGCCCGCCCCGCCGCGAGGTTGGAATTGGGACTTGTAACCGTTGAGGTCCGTCACATTCCGGAGACTGGGGAAGAAATGCGAACGGAAGAGCGCGCCGTCGCTGAAGGAGTGCGCGGCCGGTGACGGAACCTGTGTGAGTGTGTGGGTTGAGTTAATTATACGGGGGGTCCACCTGTAAGTGTGTTGTTTGGGTGTAAGATCAAGTCCAATTCATGTGCCCAGCAAGCAATGCGTCCAGGTGCAATTGGCTCATTAGGAGatttccccgaaaccctaaaaccCTCTGGCGGCGCTGGCGGCGATTAGGGTTTTGACCGTGGAACTCGTCCTCGCCCGGAGACTAGTCGACGGTGGTGAGTTCCTGTCCGCTGCATGATGACTGCTCCCGACGCTGATGCGAGCGGGGGGATGGGGGGCGCGGCCCAGGAGGCGCGCGCGGCACGGAAGAAGCTGGAGGAAGCCCTAGGAAAACTCGATATCTCAGAAGAAGAGGCTACTCCCTTGGTTATCGATGATCGCGTCGATGGAGCTCCGGCAAGATGGTTGGTAGCGGGCAAGATTCTCCACCGCAACATGTTCCATATACAAACCATCACCAACGCAATGACGCCGGCCTGGGGGAACCCAAGGGGACTGAAGTTCAGATCGCTGGGCTTTAACACTTTTGTGGCTGAATTTGAAACCCAACGTGATCGGGATCGCGTGTGGGGCGGATCGCCATGGCATATCAATAAGCATGCTGTGGTACTCGCTGATTTTGAGGAACATATGAGACCGGATGAGATCAAGTTCGACAAGCTCCAAGTCTGGGCTAGGGTTGTGAACCTTCCCTACAATCTACAGGATGATTCGTGGTGGGCGCCAATTGCAAAGCAGATGGATAAACACGCCCAGTCAATTAGTTTTGATCACGCTGGGGGTTTCCTGCGAGCTCGAATTACCATCGACGTTGCAAAGCCTTTTGAGGAGGTGGATCCTTATTGATTCAGGAGGAAGCAAGTTGATATGTACGATATACAATACGAGCAAATCCCATACTTTTGCTTCTCATGTGGCAGGTTGGGACACTCGGACCCGTACTGCCCAATACCGGGATCGCGAGATGAGAAGGGCGAGCTCCCTTTTGGATCTAAGCTGCGGGCACCAGAGGACTATCGCAAGCAGGGGTCGTCTGAAAACTCTTCCAGAGACCATACTGGAGCCAACAGCAAGCAGGAGACAAGGAATTCTAGCAAGAAGAAAGATAAAGGGGGAAGGTGAATTCCCCTGTTAAGAACAGGCAGCAACAGAAGCGAAAGGATGCGCCTAATCAAGTCTACAAGCCGGTGGCCAAAACCACACTGCTGCTCACCGATGGAGGTGCAGATCCGGGTGTTGATGGTAATACTATGGCTGGTACTGATGAAATATCAACAAGCCGTGAAGAGGGAGAGGATTTTGTTAGGGAGATAAAGAAGAAGAAACCTACACCTGAAAATTCGGCAGAGACCGTGCCGCGGTCCTGCCAGCCCCAATGAGTTGCATCAGCTGGAACTGCCGGGGGCTTGGGAACCCCGAGGCAGTTCGAGAACTTCGCAGCATTGTGAAGTTGGAAGGGCCCGCTCT belongs to Triticum urartu cultivar G1812 chromosome 7, Tu2.1, whole genome shotgun sequence and includes:
- the LOC125524556 gene encoding mechanosensitive ion channel protein 1, mitochondrial-like, with the protein product MLMQRLMFRAARLRHLPSVTAAMETMAAPWKIKETDRHTNLPAVFTIRHTYSSKAPSIPPPQPDLPPPQHNLPATNTSSYTWTNMFDNAWNSTSDATIAISNQLSDLVQAYPDVPHYFSVVSISYLIAPYSLPKFHLKLEKKYAAGTYTVYEAWCLHLMEKVEGYILAYPLFGVVLWASLDMAATMIPDFGAGVHLSQVSKGVTIVAAVWFLQVMKKNFLSSALMHFEGLKVDKHWLGAFDKVSSLGLIAIGLLGVAEACGVPFESLLAVSGIGGIATAFAAKDVLGNVLSGFYLQLSRPLSVGESIKLPFHAGSIEGLVIEIGLTSTSLINLERLPVSVPNSLLVGQIIVNRSRAQWVLSVTKIPIKVQSMDKVHAISEEIMEKLRAYPEVSLKADAPYCYLTRLGDLYGEFTIGCCLQNMRNEELLCVEQKILIDAARIIHSHGVESGSPVPPADLELLLEAARVIKSRCY